The window TTTGTACATCCGGACTACAACAGTCTAACAGCGGACAACGACCTGTCTTTACTGCAGCTATCTTCTAATGTATCATTCAGTAATTATATCACTCCTGTCTGCCTGGCTGCAACAGggagcacttttaacaatggcacCCTGACATGGATTACTGGCTGGGGAAACATCCGTGTTGGAGGTGAGAATTAAAATTATTGGTGTAGTTTTTATAACCTTAATGTCAAGTAGTGGTATTTGAAAAAGTAGAAATGTTCGCCAAGAAacgtttttgttaaaatttgaatttttcaaatttgaatttgagttgAATTTACTTGTGTTTCCTCAGTCAGTCTACCATCTCCTGGGCAATTACAGGAAGTGCAAGTTCCAATTATTGGAAACAGGATATGTAACTGTTTAAATGGCGTTGGAACTATTAACAATAATATGTTGTGTGCTGGGCTTTTGCAAGGGGGCAAGGACTCATGTCAGGTATTACCATCATAAGTGATTCACTTTTTGTATTGTAGCTCTTTGTATTTAGAAAACATAAATGTCTGCCTGCACTGCACAGGGTGACTCTGGAGGTCCACTGGTCATCAAACAAGACTCTCAGTGGATCCAGGCTGGGATTGTAAGCTTTGGTGAGGGCTGCGCTCTCCCAAATTCTCCTGGTGTGTATACGAGAGTTTCTCAATATCAGAATTGGATCAATCAAACTATCACCGCAAACCAGCCAGGCTTCGTTAAATATACAACCAGTGGCACTGATAGTGATCTGCAGGTGAACTGTAGTGACTTTCAAAATGTTCCCCCAACTACTGCAACACGTAAGCTTATTTTGAATTTCCTGCTGAAGTAAAACATAAATCATAAGCACTGCActaaacattttctttctcttcaggTGTGGTATGTGGAAGTGCCAAGCTCAATACTCTTTCAGGAACAGGCAGCCCCTTGGCATCAGCTGGTACATGGCCATGGATGGCCAGCCTGCAGCTTAACGGTTCTCACGTTTGTGGTGGAACACTGATAGCCCAGAAGTTTGTCATGAGCTCAGCTGATTGCTTTTCTAGGTAACCGATATGCATCCCAGAATAGCAGAGTGGCTGTCAAACACTACTATAAACTTTAGCCagatattaaacacatttttacctttttgtcTAGCTCAAACAATCCCTCTGACTGGTCCGTAAAACTGGGTCGGCTCAATCAGATCGGCTCCAATCCCAACGAGGTCACTGTTGCTGTGGCTGATATCACATTCAGCACAAGTGGCAGCAATAACATAGCAGTGCTGAAGTTGTCTACCACTCCTACTCTTTCCGACTTCATCCAGCCCATATGTGTAAACCTGGGGACTACCAGCTACAATATTGGTTCTCAATGCTGGGCAGCTGGCTGGggctcaggaggaggaggtacaggtttatttttgtgtcaaaCAAAATAAGTGTCTCATTTTAATAGCAAATGAATTATGCCTGCACTTCAAAAGCTCTTACTAATCCTTTGTTTGCTGTAGCTCAACAAACACTACAGCAGTTCAACACCTCTATAGTGGACTGTGGAAATGCGGCTTCATCAAGCAGCATCTGCATAAAAGCCATACCATTAGAACAGGtctctgagtttttttttttttttttttttgtatatatatttaaaataagagaccactgcaatttACATCAGAATATTTCttcaagaggaagatggatgATCAAAAACTATCAATTAAAgctgtgctgttttcttttttgcaaaaaaaccaAAAAGTTGTATAAAGTTACCCAAAAGCAAGGTAAAAAACTGGTGGAGAACCAAAATGCACgaaagctgtaattgcaaattGAGGTTATTTCAGCAAATAATgatttcttgttcattttatttagtcaaagcattaacacaatttgttttacagtggaaccttggtttTCACAACCCCAAAATAtccatatataaataatataaaattaaaataatataaagtaaaatatatatacaatataaagtaaaaataaaacaaattaaactgcgctttacttttgaaaagtgTAGTTATGCAGAGCTGACAGTTCTGTAACTTATGCCTTTATTGACAACAACAGAAATGTATGAAATAGTTATATCAAAAACT of the Clarias gariepinus isolate MV-2021 ecotype Netherlands chromosome 16, CGAR_prim_01v2, whole genome shotgun sequence genome contains:
- the LOC128544948 gene encoding prostasin-like; its protein translation is LSVCGISKLNTRIVGGQDAVPGSWPWQVSLQVFGRHFCGGSLISNGWVLSAAHCFKSYTYNQVTVKLGLYSLAESNPNSVLTSLAAVFVHPDYNSLTADNDLSLLQLSSNVSFSNYITPVCLAATGSTFNNGTLTWITGWGNIRVGVSLPSPGQLQEVQVPIIGNRICNCLNGVGTINNNMLCAGLLQGGKDSCQGDSGGPLVIKQDSQWIQAGIVSFGEGCALPNSPGVYTRVSQYQNWINQTITANQPGFVKYTTSGTDSDLQVNCSDFQNVPPTTATRVVCGSAKLNTLSGTGSPLASAGTWPWMASLQLNGSHVCGGTLIAQKFVMSSADCFSSSNNPSDWSVKLGRLNQIGSNPNEVTVAVADITFSTSGSNNIAVLKLSTTPTLSDFIQPICVNLGTTSYNIGSQCWAAGWGSGGGAQQTLQQFNTSIVDCGNAASSSSICIKAIPLEQLLSFLNVYSGFFPSSCNIQQHIFIFLISIFWQRSFVIPLICLSPSNVPSNSHPNLGVKIKTPNEPI